The following nucleotide sequence is from Fusobacterium perfoetens.
ATTGTTCGTTTCACTAAAAATGACAAACTCACTTCGTTCAGACAGTGTCATTTTTTAGCGTTCAACTCACTTCATAAATCACAAAAATATTTTCAATATTCTAAAATTTTATTTTTATAAATTAGAGAATGCAACAGCCTATTTTTTATATGTTTATTTAATTTTAACTTTAAATACAGCTTTCTTAATTTCCATAGGGCCGTTTTCTCCATGTATAAGAGGCATATGAGGTTCTTCAGGGAATAAAATAATAAATGTATCTTCATTTAAGTCAAAAAGATGGTCAACAGATCCTTCATATTTTTCAAAGTCAGTTTCTCTGTTCCATGGGCTTGTTCTTATAACATTTGAACGGGAAGTATAACCTATTTTTTCTTCTCCTTTTATAACTATTTGGATATCTATATATTTTTTATGTCCTTCAAAAAATCTCTCTTCTATAGGCTGTGTTGTAACAGTTTGGCAGTTAAAGAAAAGATTATCTCCATCTATTTCATTTTTTCCAGAAACACCATTTTTATAAACTCCACTTTCTATACACTCAATAGCTTTATCAAGATTTTCTGAAATTCCTTTATAAAATTTTAATTCTCTTAATTCTCCATATATCATTTTATTGCTCCTTGTATTAATGAATTTACTTATCTTAAAATTAAGATATTACATTTGTGAGCTTTTGTCAAGAAAATAGAAAAATAACATAAAAACTGTTTTTAAACTTTACAAAAAATATTTAAATAAAAAGAAAAGTTTATATATTGAAAATTATAAAGGTAAGGGATATAATTGTTTTAGAGGCAGAATTATATAAAAACTGAAAAATAAAGATAAACTATATTAAGTTATGATTATGGAGAATTTAAATGACAGAATTAGAGTTAGATTTATTATTAGTTATAGCAGAGTTAGTTCGTATAAAAGTTTTTATTTTTATTTTACTGTTGTCCTTTTTTATTTTATACAAAAAGAAATTTAAAAAAACAGTAAAATTAATATTTGGTTTGTATTTAGTTTTGTTTTTTGCATTTTTTACAATTAATACATACGGAAGTGACTTAATAACTTTAGTTTTTTTAAAGAAAAAGTTAACTCCCGAATCTTTTACTGTCTTTAAAAAAGATATCTCTTTAAAAAAAGATTTAAAAGATAAAATACTTATGTCCTATGCTCTTTCTCATGAAATAAAATACATAATAAAAAGCTTAGAGGAAGAATATGATGAAGTTCAGGAAGAATTAAAAAATCTTAAGGATATTGAAAGAAATTTTATTCCTCATAATGAGACAGCAGAAATAATATAGCGTGCCCTTTATATATATTTATTTATGATTTTATTAGTATGATTATTATTAGTATGATCTTTGGTATGAAAATTTTTCATGGGGGGCATGAAATTTTTTCATTATCCCCTTGAAGATTTTTCATGGGGTAAGGTTATAAACATTTTTTCTTCAGTATTTTTCATGATTTTCTTAAAATTTTTCATTTTAGTATCTCCTTATATAGAAAATATAAAGGAGAAATTTTTGCTATAAGAAATCTATGCAAGAGGATTATATAAAATAATTCTTAAAAAGTCAAATGAGAAAATTATAAAAATTTAAAATATCTTTTTTAATTATGAAAACATATGAAAATAAAGGTATTTGGAATATGTAAGAAAATATATAAAATTTTTTTGAAAAATGGTGTTGACAATTAAAGGGGATGGGACTATAATCAGGACAAGAGCATTGAAATATGATTAAAGAATTTATAAAAAAAAGTATAAAAAATTATAACTAGTTAAACAGTCTAAAATCCCCTAAATTAGACTGTTTTTTTATTACTCTTAGATTTAAAAATAATAAAAAAACAGCCCGATTTATAAAAATAAAGAATGTTTAAAAAATTATAAATTATTATACAGTTTTTGATGATGAAGGAAGAAATCTTAAGAAGGGGAGATTTCTATGGGAAGAAAGCTGTGTAATAATTTTATAACTTAGTCTTTATTATATTTTAAGAAGGGGAGATTTCTATGGGAAGAAAGCTGTGTAATAATTTTATAACTTAGTCTTTATTATATTTTAAGAAGGGGAGATTTCTATGGGAAGAAACTATGCAGAAAATTCATTAAAAAAATTTCTTAAAAGAAAAGTAAAAATTACAATGGGGGTTGTGGTTTCATTTTTAATTACAGGGGCAGTGGCTTTTGGTGCTGAACCTCAAGAACCTACCATTAATGCAGATGGAGCATATATTCCATATAACAAATGGACTCAGGGAATAGGAAAAACTGAGGAGATTTTAAAAGATGATATTATTTGGAATGGACAGGAAATTTTAAAAGCAGATGATGTAAATAATTTATCAAAATATATGGGAGAAGAAACAAAAAAAATTATTAAAAGTTCATCTCTTTTATGGAAAAATTCTGTAAATGCAGGAAATTCTGGAAATAATTATACTATTTCAGGAGAATTATTTGGAGATAATGGAAATTATTCAGCAGGTTTATCTTATACAGGAGACAATATAATCAAAGCAGGAGAAACAAGAAGTGAATTTTCTTTAGAAAGAGTTTTTGTGAATAAAACAGAAATATATTATGCTGCTCAAGTTGCAAGAGATAATGAAACAGCAGTGAATAAAGGAATTATAACAGGAGGTAAACCATCAGGATTTACAGAGCCTACGGATGGTACTGCTTATGGAATAGGACAATATGCAGAGGGAGTAAATGCTAAAGTTTATAACTATGGAGTAATAAGCACATCTAATAATAATGGTCAAAGAGCAAGAGAGGGTGGAGAAGCTTATAACTACGGTATAATTATAGGAAATATAAGTCAAGGACAAAATATTGTTGATTCATTTGGATATAACTATGGAATTATTGCTAACAATGGACAAAGAGGACAGGCAGCAAACGGGATAGAAAGTTTTGTATATAATTATGGAGTTATAGCAAATAATAATCATATAGGACAATATGGAAATAATTTAATAAACTATGGAATAATAAAAAATAATGGTAATGATGGACAATATGGAAATTTAAATGATACTAAAATATATAATTATGGTACTATAGCTAATAAAGGAGAATTAGGTCAATATATAGATTTTGGAACACATAATAATTATGGAGAAGCATATAATTATGGAATAATAGCTAATGAGGGCAAAAAAGGACAGGCTTTTATTTCAAATAAAAATCAAGGAAAAATATATAATTATGGTATTATAGCTAATAAGGGAGATAAAGGACAAGAGCTAGGAGATAATGCAGGGGGAGCAATATCTGATGGAGTAAAAAGCTATAATTATGGAATTATTGCTAACACAGGTGGACTTGGAATTTT
It contains:
- a CDS encoding YhcH/YjgK/YiaL family protein — translated: MIYGELRELKFYKGISENLDKAIECIESGVYKNGVSGKNEIDGDNLFFNCQTVTTQPIEERFFEGHKKYIDIQIVIKGEEKIGYTSRSNVIRTSPWNRETDFEKYEGSVDHLFDLNEDTFIILFPEEPHMPLIHGENGPMEIKKAVFKVKIK